CTTCTGTTTGTGTTAAGGAGAAGAAGTGTTTGTGTTCCAACTCCACCATCTGCCCTCCTTCTCCATCAAACCTGCATCTTCGGAAACTTCACATTTTCCAAAATAAACCATCAGACCATAGTAGTAAGTAATAAGAGCCAAAAGCATGCAGAGACAAGTCATATATATAAAGAAACCACACAGAGCTAGATAGTTTTACCTTCCATCGATGCCTACAAGTAGAACTGTGTTCTCTGGTCCAAAACCTACAATGAACTTGGTTGAAACCGGCAACGAGAACTGAGCAAACGACCGTTCATTGCCATAAGAATACATTGGCAATATCCCTGCATTAATGTTTAAGAAAATATAAGGTCAAAAAAGTATATAATATTCTTCAAACGAGCACTCTTGATGATCAGTTTTACCTCTCATTAACGACAATGATGAAGCGTGATCGATGTCTTTTGGTGAACTAAGAATGTCAGGTCTCAGATGAAACACATGGAGAGTTCCTTTCTCACTTGACGCAGCCACCCATTTCATATTAGAAGAGATTGCAACGCTATAGATCTCTGTTCTCTCCATCCCTCTCCGAAACTACACAATGGAAACCAAAACATATATGTTCATGACTATCCTGAACAAAGCCGAATAAAACATTGGCTTCTAGCCCCCAAATTTTTTGAACTCCAAATTTGCAACAAAAAAAAAAATTTTTGAAATATTTACTAAATAGCTTTCGGCCCTAAAAACTCAGGGCTGAGGCCGCCTGCATATATGACATTAGCCGAAAACCAGCCGAAAACCACATAACTATAACATAAGGCCATAAGGGTTAATAGTTAGTTACCTCTTGTAAGAGAGTACCATCAAGGGAGTTAAAGATCCTGATCAGTGTTCCTTTGGTGCTAGCAGTAGCTAGCAAACTTCCATCAAGAGTCAAACTCATGCAAGCAACATCAGAATCATGTGCTTTGATGACTTTAACTATATTCCTTTTCAAGTCACGGACCTGAACTTGCCCCGGGTGTAATCCGGGGCAAGCCAGGACTGCTTTCGCCTCAGCTTGAGAGACACAACAGAGCCCTCTTGGATTCACAGCGGTTTCGATAATAGACTGAACCTTGAGGTTGGTGAAGTTGTAGACGTAGACACTTCTTTCTAGGACAACAGCAATGTGTTTTCTCCTCAGTTTCACCGCCACAACTTGTGTTTTAAAACCGAGCTCGCAGAAACAGCTGTTTGTGTGATCATTCCAGATGAAGACTTTATTGGGAGGATACTCTGAGTTGCTGTAACCGTTGCCGACAAGAGCGAAGAGGTTTGAGAGGAAGAGCATCTCCACGATTTTGAAGCCGGATTTGTGTGTTTCGCGGCTGATGCTTTCTTTGATCGGGTTGCAGCTATATACATTGAAGCCACGTTCTGTTCCGACAATGAAACCGCTCCAGTCCTGGTTCCAGGACACTGATAATACCTTTGTGTCACCCTTGGCGGCTTCATCTATTGGTGTATCGCAAGTTTTAGATTTTAAGAACGATCCTATTCCACGGACTGTGGAGAATATCATCGAACTCATTCCTTCTTCTTTTTTCAACCGA
The DNA window shown above is from Brassica oleracea var. oleracea cultivar TO1000 chromosome C3, BOL, whole genome shotgun sequence and carries:
- the LOC106333846 gene encoding autophagy-related protein 18e, encoding MSSMIFSTVRGIGSFLKSKTCDTPIDEAAKGDTKVLSVSWNQDWSGFIVGTERGFNVYSCNPIKESISRETHKSGFKIVEMLFLSNLFALVGNGYSNSEYPPNKVFIWNDHTNSCFCELGFKTQVVAVKLRRKHIAVVLERSVYVYNFTNLKVQSIIETAVNPRGLCCVSQAEAKAVLACPGLHPGQVQVRDLKRNIVKVIKAHDSDVACMSLTLDGSLLATASTKGTLIRIFNSLDGTLLQEFRRGMERTEIYSVAISSNMKWVAASSEKGTLHVFHLRPDILSSPKDIDHASSLSLMRGILPMYSYGNERSFAQFSLPVSTKFIVGFGPENTVLLVGIDGSFRRCRFDGEGGQMVELEHKHFFSLTQTEDAVIVM